A single Pan troglodytes isolate AG18354 chromosome 19, NHGRI_mPanTro3-v2.0_pri, whole genome shotgun sequence DNA region contains:
- the CDC42EP4 gene encoding cdc42 effector protein 4, producing the protein MPILKQLVSSSVHSKRRSRADLTAEMISAPLGDFRHTMHVGRAGDAFGDTSFLNSKAGEPDGESLDEQASSSSSKRSLLSRKFRGSKRSQSVTRGEREQRDMLGSLRDSALFVKNAMSLPQLNEKEAAEKGTSKLPKSLSSSPVKKANDGEGGDEEAGTEKAVPRRNGAAGPHSPDPLLDEQAFGDLTDLPVMPKATYGLKHAESIMSFHIDLGPSMLGDVLSIMDKEEWDPEEGEGGYHGDEGAAGTITQAPPYAVAAPPLARQEGKAGPDLPSLPSHALEDEGWAAAAPSPGSARSMGSHTTRDSSSLSSCTSGILEERSPAFRGPDRAQAAVSRQPDKEFSFMDEEEEDEIRV; encoded by the coding sequence ATGCCAATCCTCAAGCAACTGGTGTCCAGCTCGGTGCACTCCAAGCGCCGTTCCCGAGCGGACCTCACGGCCGAGATGATCAGCGCCCCGCTGGGCGACTTCCGCCACACCATGCACGTTGGCCGGGCCGGAGACGCCTTTGGGGACACCTCCTTCCTCAATAGCAAGGCTGGCGAGCCCGACGGCGAGTCCTTGGACGAACAGGcctcctcttcatcttccaaACGCAGTCTCCTGTCCAGGAAGTTCCGGGGCAGCAAGCGGTCACAGTCGGTGACCAGGGGCGAGCGGGAGCAGCGTGACATGCTGGGCTCCCTGCGGGACTCGGCCCTGTTTGTCAAGAATGCCATGTCCCTGCCCCAGCTCAATGAGAAGGAGGCCGCGGAGAAGGGCACCAGTAAGCTGCCCAAGAGCCTGTCATCCAGCCCCGTGAAGAAGGCCAATGACGGGGAGGGCGGCGATGAGGAGGCGGGCACGGAGAAGGCAGTGCCCCGTCGGAATGGGGCCGCGGGTCCCCATTCCCCTGACCCCCTCCTCGATGAGCAGGCCTTTGGGGATCTGACAGATCTGCCTGTCATGCCCAAGGCCACGTACGGGCTGAAGCATGCGGAGTCCATCATGTCCTTCCACATCGACCTGGGGCCCTCCATGCTGGGTGACGTCCTCAGCATCATGGACAAGGAGGAGTGGGACCCCGAGGAGGGGGAGGGTGGTTACCATGGCGATGAGGGCGCCGCTGGCACCATCACCCAGGCTCCCCCGTACGCCGTGGCGGCCCCTCCCCTGGCAAGGCAGGAAGGCAAGGCTGGCCCAGActtgccctccctcccctcccatgCTCTGGAGGATGAGGGGTGGGCAGCAGCGGCCCCCAGCCCCGGCTCAGCCCGCAGCATGGGCAGCCACACCACACGGGACAGCAGCTCCCTCTCCAGCTGCACCTCGGGCATCCTGGAGGAGCGCAGCCCTGCCTTCCGGGGGCCGGACAGGGCCCAAGCTGCTGTCTCAAGACAGCCGGACAAGGAGTTCTCCTTcatggatgaggaggaggaggatgaaatCCGTGTGTGA